One Carboxydocella sporoproducens DSM 16521 DNA segment encodes these proteins:
- a CDS encoding Rossmann-like and DUF2520 domain-containing protein — protein MFLTMGIIGTGKVGTALAVLLKERSIPVGAVWNRRSQKAQEVAALSNSMPVMEMEEVVDYSDWIWLTVIDRALPEVVERLARYSCRGKIFAHTSGALSSEILMPLREAGARVLSFHPLQTIADWQQAQQNLPGSLVALEGDEEAVEQGMELARQLGLNPFTIAKEAKALYHGAAVVASNYLVTLAYWAGKWMEAAGIPAAAANQGLVALMQGALNNIGTYGPIAALTGPIVRGDGPTVYQHLKAAREQGIPEMEQDLYRLLGLLTLEIARERGLAGEQLIELNGILKGEVVYGPHNHY, from the coding sequence ATGTTTCTGACCATGGGGATTATTGGAACCGGTAAAGTGGGAACAGCTCTGGCTGTCTTGTTAAAAGAACGGAGCATTCCGGTGGGGGCTGTATGGAATCGCCGGTCCCAAAAGGCCCAGGAGGTAGCCGCTCTTAGCAACTCAATGCCGGTAATGGAAATGGAAGAGGTAGTCGATTATTCAGACTGGATCTGGCTGACAGTCATTGACCGGGCTTTGCCGGAAGTGGTAGAACGGCTGGCCCGATACTCTTGCCGGGGGAAGATTTTTGCCCATACCAGTGGTGCGTTAAGCAGCGAGATTCTAATGCCTTTGCGGGAAGCGGGGGCCAGGGTATTATCTTTCCATCCTTTGCAGACTATTGCAGACTGGCAACAGGCGCAGCAGAACCTGCCCGGGTCACTGGTGGCCCTGGAAGGGGATGAGGAGGCGGTTGAACAGGGGATGGAACTGGCACGGCAACTGGGACTAAACCCCTTTACCATCGCTAAAGAAGCCAAAGCCCTTTATCATGGGGCGGCAGTAGTCGCTTCCAATTATCTGGTTACCCTGGCCTACTGGGCAGGGAAATGGATGGAAGCTGCCGGCATCCCGGCGGCAGCGGCCAACCAGGGGTTGGTGGCACTGATGCAAGGGGCTTTGAATAATATCGGTACTTATGGTCCGATAGCGGCATTAACTGGTCCGATTGTTCGCGGTGATGGACCGACGGTGTATCAGCACCTGAAGGCAGCTAGGGAACAGGGTATACCGGAGATGGAACAGGATTTATACCGGCTGCTGGGCTTGTTGACATTAGAAATTGCCCGGGAGCGAGGATTAGCAGGGGAACAATTGATTGAGTTAAACGGGATTCTGAAAGGAGAGGTTGTATATGGCCCGCATAACCACTACTAA
- the folP gene encoding dihydropteroate synthase has translation MEKANPRVVLIRNLEQARRELARIGADSGGVGVMAAKSVFLPVKLTGIGIKQAIILKQEMLSRGGEAAVHRAVGNLSCEETDVLLLGTLRQHLDLCKKLRSQPFGLGRLAQEIEEVVKTAATGYRKWHWRWQGRELVLGERTLVMGILNVTPDSFSDGGKFNELTAAVKQAKAMVAAGADIIDVGGESTRPGHTPVDAEEEMARVLPVIKALVEEIDVPISVDTYKARVAEAAIQAGASIINDVWGLRADRDMARVVAETGVPYIMMHNQQGTEYRDLMGDVLAFFREGIDWLTAAGANLDLLALDPGIGFGKTYEHNLEVLARLDELRTLNYPILLGTSRKSVIGNTLGLPVNERVEGTGATVALGIAMGAEIVRVHDVEAMIRVARMTDAIVRRCW, from the coding sequence GTGGAAAAAGCCAATCCCAGAGTAGTGCTGATCCGTAATCTGGAACAGGCCAGGCGTGAGCTGGCCCGCATTGGGGCCGATAGCGGTGGTGTTGGTGTGATGGCGGCCAAAAGTGTCTTTTTGCCTGTTAAACTTACAGGCATCGGGATCAAACAGGCCATCATCTTAAAGCAGGAGATGTTGAGCCGGGGTGGGGAAGCGGCTGTACACCGGGCGGTAGGCAACCTCAGCTGTGAGGAAACCGATGTTTTATTGCTGGGGACCTTACGGCAACACCTGGATTTGTGCAAGAAGCTGCGCTCCCAGCCCTTTGGTCTGGGACGGCTGGCCCAGGAAATAGAAGAGGTAGTGAAGACTGCTGCTACCGGTTACCGTAAGTGGCACTGGCGGTGGCAGGGAAGGGAGCTGGTATTGGGGGAGAGAACCCTGGTCATGGGTATCCTCAACGTTACCCCTGATTCCTTTTCCGATGGTGGTAAATTCAATGAGCTGACCGCTGCTGTCAAACAGGCTAAAGCTATGGTGGCAGCAGGGGCGGATATTATCGATGTAGGGGGTGAATCCACTCGCCCTGGACACACTCCGGTAGATGCCGAGGAAGAAATGGCCCGGGTTTTGCCGGTAATCAAGGCTTTGGTTGAGGAGATAGATGTACCTATTTCTGTTGATACCTACAAAGCCCGGGTGGCAGAAGCGGCCATTCAGGCGGGAGCCTCTATTATCAATGATGTCTGGGGCTTGAGGGCTGATCGGGATATGGCCCGGGTAGTGGCGGAAACGGGAGTTCCCTACATCATGATGCACAACCAGCAGGGAACGGAATACCGGGATTTGATGGGGGACGTGCTTGCCTTTTTCCGTGAAGGCATTGATTGGCTAACAGCAGCAGGTGCCAATTTGGACTTATTGGCTCTGGATCCGGGCATTGGTTTCGGCAAAACCTATGAGCACAATCTGGAAGTGCTGGCGCGACTGGACGAATTACGTACTCTCAATTATCCTATATTACTGGGTACTTCCCGCAAGTCGGTTATCGGCAATACCCTGGGCTTGCCGGTCAATGAGCGGGTCGAAGGAACCGGAGCTACGGTGGCTCTGGGAATTGCCATGGGCGCAGAGATTGTGCGGGTCCATGATGTGGAAGCAATGATCCGGGTGGCCAGAATGACTGATGCCATTGTAAGAAGGTGCTGGTAA
- the nadC gene encoding carboxylating nicotinate-nucleotide diphosphorylase has product MLQRFLVEDIIKRALQEDLAWGDVTTEATVDPDLLGTAYIYAKQEGVVAGLQVAAWTFQMLEPRVLVDFLCRDGELVTYGQRLLKIEGPVRAILSAERVALNLLQRMSGIATQTRRLVEALAGYKIKLVDTRKTTPGLRILEKYAVRVGGGANHRFGLADCVLIKDNHIKAAGGIKAAVNKARQRVGHTMKIEVEVENLTQVQEALQAGADIIMLDNMNINTITEAVALAKGKAILEVSGGMDLEKARQAAELGVDLVSVGSLTHSVKAMDISLDLFTSKISTFTAGEED; this is encoded by the coding sequence ATGTTACAGCGTTTCTTGGTAGAGGATATTATTAAACGGGCCCTGCAAGAGGATTTGGCCTGGGGGGATGTAACTACCGAAGCTACTGTTGACCCGGATTTGTTAGGTACTGCCTATATTTATGCCAAGCAGGAAGGGGTAGTTGCGGGCTTACAGGTAGCAGCCTGGACCTTTCAGATGCTGGAGCCCCGGGTGCTAGTGGATTTCCTTTGCCGTGACGGGGAACTGGTGACTTACGGGCAACGGTTATTAAAAATAGAGGGACCTGTGCGGGCCATTCTTTCTGCTGAACGGGTAGCATTGAATTTATTGCAAAGGATGTCGGGTATAGCTACCCAGACCCGGCGACTGGTTGAAGCTCTGGCCGGATATAAAATTAAACTGGTGGATACCCGCAAAACGACTCCGGGCTTGCGAATTCTGGAAAAATACGCGGTCAGGGTAGGGGGTGGAGCCAACCACCGTTTTGGCCTGGCAGATTGTGTATTGATTAAGGATAACCATATTAAAGCCGCCGGAGGCATTAAGGCGGCAGTGAATAAAGCCAGGCAAAGAGTAGGTCATACCATGAAAATCGAGGTAGAGGTGGAAAATCTAACCCAGGTGCAGGAGGCTTTGCAGGCTGGAGCAGATATAATCATGCTGGATAATATGAATATAAACACAATCACAGAGGCGGTGGCTCTGGCTAAAGGCAAAGCGATTCTGGAAGTTTCCGGGGGTATGGATCTGGAAAAAGCGCGACAGGCCGCCGAATTGGGGGTAGACCTGGTAAGTGTAGGCAGTCTTACCCATTCAGTGAAGGCGATGGATATCAGTCTGGATCTATTTACCAGCAAGATTTCCACCTTTACGGCCGGAGAGGAAGATTAA
- the nadA gene encoding quinolinate synthase NadA yields MEQHEVSRWQEEIRRLKKERNAVILAHYYQRPEVQDVADFIGDSLQLSQQAAATDADVIVFCGVHFMAESAAILSPDKIVLLPEERAGCPMADMVTAEALRQKKQEHPEAVVVCYVNSAADVKAESDICCTSSNAVKVVNSLPPEQPILFIPDKNLGNWVARQTGRNNIILWEGWCNTHDRLTREDILAAKEAHPEALVLVHPECRPDVVDLADGVFSTAGIINYARNSEAREFIIGTESGILHQLQKTCPDKQFYLASNKLICPNMKSTTLPKVKYALEEMEPRITVLPEIRDRALNALERMLAIR; encoded by the coding sequence ATGGAACAACATGAAGTTAGCCGATGGCAAGAAGAGATACGGCGTTTGAAAAAGGAACGGAATGCTGTTATTCTGGCTCATTACTATCAACGCCCTGAAGTCCAGGATGTGGCTGATTTTATCGGGGATTCCCTGCAATTAAGCCAGCAGGCAGCTGCTACTGATGCGGATGTGATTGTCTTTTGCGGTGTGCATTTTATGGCTGAAAGTGCAGCCATTCTGTCACCGGATAAAATTGTGCTTTTACCGGAGGAAAGGGCCGGCTGTCCCATGGCGGATATGGTTACTGCAGAAGCCTTACGGCAGAAGAAACAGGAGCATCCGGAGGCAGTAGTTGTTTGTTATGTCAATTCGGCTGCTGATGTCAAGGCGGAAAGCGATATCTGTTGCACTTCTTCCAATGCTGTCAAGGTAGTCAACAGCTTGCCGCCGGAGCAACCCATTTTGTTTATTCCCGATAAAAACCTGGGCAACTGGGTGGCCCGTCAAACTGGACGGAATAATATTATCCTCTGGGAAGGCTGGTGTAATACCCATGACCGGCTGACCAGAGAGGATATTCTGGCTGCTAAAGAGGCCCATCCCGAGGCCCTGGTACTGGTTCATCCGGAATGCCGTCCTGATGTGGTTGACCTGGCTGATGGTGTGTTCAGCACCGCCGGGATTATCAATTATGCCCGTAATAGTGAGGCCCGGGAGTTTATTATCGGGACGGAAAGCGGGATTTTGCACCAGTTACAAAAAACCTGCCCGGACAAACAGTTTTATCTGGCATCCAATAAATTAATCTGTCCCAACATGAAATCGACGACTCTCCCCAAAGTCAAATATGCTTTGGAGGAAATGGAGCCGCGCATTACCGTGCTACCGGAAATCCGGGACAGGGCGTTAAATGCTCTGGAAAGAATGCTGGCCATCCGGTAG
- the nadB gene encoding L-aspartate oxidase yields MRVDYLVDFRLDALPVETADYIVVGSGIAGLYTAIKAAEHGKVILLTKKGLGDTNTDHAQGGIAAVFDQEEDSPELHKADTLAAGAGLCDLEAVEVLVTEGPERVKELIAMGADFDRTEGGHISLTREGAHSRRRILHARGDATGEEIQRTLTRQVKREQKIDRRENHFVVDLLVWDERCRGVLAYDEQDQLRCFLGKFVVLATGGGGRLYRNTTNPEVATGDGFAIAYRAGAAVMDMEFVQFHPTALMVPGAAFFLISEAVRGEGAYLRNHKGERFMIHYHPLAELAPRDVVARAIVQELLKSGEDHVYLDLRHLTPDRVRQRFPKITATCRRFGLDLATDLIPVAPAAHYFMGGIKTDINGATTLPGLYACGETACVGVHGANRLASNSLLDGLVFGGRIVEATRGQLETVVLPRDLPELELRRSEQVLSRPLPEMVEELQEIMWQHVGLVRTAAGLKAALARIEAGKKDLSGPLQGRDACQTANMYWTAGLVAQAALIRTESRGGHYRSDYPFTDDAHWLKRVVLKYDGGQE; encoded by the coding sequence TTGAGGGTTGATTATCTGGTAGATTTCCGTTTGGATGCTCTCCCGGTAGAAACTGCCGATTATATTGTAGTGGGCAGCGGTATTGCCGGGCTCTATACGGCGATTAAGGCAGCTGAACATGGCAAAGTCATCCTGTTGACCAAAAAAGGTTTAGGGGATACCAATACCGATCATGCCCAGGGAGGTATTGCCGCTGTTTTTGACCAGGAAGAGGATTCGCCGGAATTGCATAAAGCTGATACGCTGGCAGCAGGAGCAGGCCTGTGTGACCTGGAGGCAGTAGAAGTACTGGTGACTGAGGGGCCGGAACGGGTAAAAGAATTGATTGCTATGGGGGCGGATTTTGACCGCACTGAAGGAGGCCATATCTCTTTGACCCGGGAGGGGGCCCATAGTCGGCGTCGTATCCTTCATGCCCGGGGAGATGCCACCGGGGAAGAGATTCAGCGTACTCTAACCCGGCAGGTGAAAAGGGAGCAGAAGATTGATCGCAGGGAAAATCATTTTGTGGTGGACCTGCTGGTCTGGGATGAACGCTGCAGAGGGGTTCTGGCCTATGATGAACAGGACCAGCTCCGCTGTTTTCTGGGGAAATTTGTTGTCCTGGCCACTGGAGGCGGCGGCCGGCTCTATCGTAACACCACCAATCCCGAAGTAGCTACCGGAGATGGGTTTGCTATTGCCTATCGGGCCGGAGCAGCGGTGATGGATATGGAGTTTGTCCAGTTTCATCCTACGGCGCTGATGGTACCGGGGGCTGCTTTTTTCCTGATTTCCGAAGCGGTCAGGGGAGAAGGGGCATATTTGCGTAACCATAAAGGGGAACGATTCATGATCCATTACCATCCCCTGGCAGAACTGGCTCCCCGGGATGTAGTAGCCAGAGCAATTGTTCAGGAGTTGCTGAAATCAGGGGAAGATCATGTTTATCTGGACCTGCGCCATTTAACTCCGGATCGGGTCAGGCAGCGTTTCCCAAAAATTACCGCTACCTGCCGGCGATTTGGCCTGGACCTGGCGACGGACCTGATTCCAGTGGCACCAGCGGCTCATTATTTTATGGGCGGCATTAAAACCGATATCAATGGTGCTACCACGCTGCCGGGGCTATATGCCTGTGGGGAGACTGCCTGTGTTGGTGTTCATGGTGCCAATCGGCTGGCCAGCAATTCCCTGCTTGATGGCCTGGTTTTTGGAGGCAGAATAGTGGAGGCGACCAGGGGGCAGTTGGAGACAGTGGTATTGCCCCGGGATCTGCCTGAACTGGAATTGAGGAGATCGGAGCAGGTGCTATCCAGGCCGCTACCAGAAATGGTAGAGGAGCTGCAGGAAATCATGTGGCAGCATGTTGGGCTGGTGCGGACGGCGGCAGGCTTGAAAGCGGCTCTGGCCCGGATTGAGGCAGGTAAAAAGGATTTAAGCGGACCTTTACAAGGGCGGGATGCCTGTCAAACTGCCAATATGTACTGGACGGCCGGGCTGGTGGCACAAGCGGCTCTGATACGTACTGAAAGCCGGGGTGGTCACTATCGCAGTGATTACCCATTTACCGATGATGCTCACTGGCTCAAGCGGGTGGTATTAAAATATGATGGAGGCCAGGAATGA
- a CDS encoding biotin--[acetyl-CoA-carboxylase] ligase, which produces MKEKILEMLLASPGKPISGEEISRLLGISRTAIWKHIQALRAEGYEIESRTRQGYRLLQQPDLLTGQSIWPYLIADLRERIKIFHFHQLDSTNIYARKLATAGAPEGTVVIAESQWAGKGRKGRSWQSASGKGMWLTLVLRPPILPRQTTLLPLLTAVAVVEAVEKTVPGAACGIKWPNDVLAQNRKLAGILTEMSAELDMVNFVLVGVGVNLNQDEEDFAPDLLGTAISLKQLAGDKVNRGQFTAAFINAFWKLYERYLQEGAQAVLGPWRQKALVLGKEVIIHEYTGDWAGMALDIDEEGALLVRDEQQQIRRVLAGDVTLRLGEGQKNDTGF; this is translated from the coding sequence ATGAAAGAAAAAATCCTGGAAATGTTACTGGCTAGTCCGGGAAAGCCTATCTCAGGGGAGGAAATATCCCGTTTGCTTGGGATTTCCCGTACAGCTATCTGGAAACATATTCAAGCCCTGCGGGCAGAGGGGTATGAAATTGAATCCCGAACCCGACAGGGCTATCGGCTTTTGCAACAGCCCGACCTTTTAACGGGGCAGAGTATCTGGCCTTATCTGATAGCGGATTTACGGGAACGCATTAAAATCTTTCATTTTCACCAGCTGGATTCTACTAACATTTATGCCCGTAAACTGGCTACGGCCGGGGCACCGGAAGGCACTGTAGTTATAGCTGAAAGCCAGTGGGCGGGCAAGGGGCGCAAAGGCCGCAGCTGGCAGTCAGCCTCAGGCAAGGGGATGTGGTTAACTCTCGTTTTACGGCCGCCTATCCTGCCTCGGCAAACTACATTATTACCTTTACTGACAGCGGTGGCAGTGGTGGAAGCGGTGGAAAAAACGGTGCCTGGAGCGGCATGCGGAATTAAATGGCCCAATGATGTGTTGGCGCAAAATCGGAAGCTGGCTGGTATATTAACAGAAATGAGCGCAGAACTTGATATGGTCAATTTCGTCCTGGTGGGTGTAGGGGTTAATCTTAACCAGGATGAGGAAGATTTTGCGCCTGATTTGCTTGGTACAGCTATTTCTCTGAAACAGCTGGCAGGCGATAAAGTCAATCGCGGCCAGTTTACTGCTGCTTTTATTAATGCCTTCTGGAAGCTATATGAGCGCTATTTACAGGAGGGGGCCCAGGCAGTACTGGGGCCCTGGCGTCAAAAGGCGCTGGTGCTGGGAAAAGAGGTTATCATTCATGAATATACCGGTGACTGGGCGGGTATGGCCCTGGATATTGATGAGGAAGGGGCTTTGCTGGTTCGTGATGAGCAGCAACAAATACGCCGGGTTTTAGCTGGAGATGTTACTTTACGGCTCGGGGAGGGGCAAAAAAATGATACTGGTTTTTGA
- the folK gene encoding 2-amino-4-hydroxy-6-hydroxymethyldihydropteridine diphosphokinase translates to MKKAIIALGGNQGPVRENLQRVLMALPELGIEPVVVGGLYLTEPVGYTEQDWFYNSAALVQTELSPEELLARLLQLETELGRVRQLRWGPRTIDLDLIWYEGEERQTDFLQLPHPRAEGRAFVVLPIADFWPDFRLGTCTVTELGKALVKSQKIKKITNYPW, encoded by the coding sequence ATGAAAAAAGCCATTATTGCCCTGGGAGGGAACCAGGGCCCGGTGCGGGAAAATTTGCAGCGGGTGCTGATGGCTCTGCCGGAATTAGGAATAGAGCCTGTGGTGGTCGGGGGACTGTATCTAACTGAACCCGTTGGCTATACCGAACAGGACTGGTTTTATAACAGTGCGGCCCTGGTGCAAACGGAGCTGAGCCCGGAGGAATTGCTGGCCCGATTGCTGCAGCTGGAAACGGAGCTGGGGCGGGTACGGCAACTGCGCTGGGGGCCCCGAACCATTGACCTGGATTTGATCTGGTATGAAGGGGAAGAGCGCCAAACCGACTTTTTGCAGTTGCCCCACCCACGGGCAGAGGGAAGGGCTTTTGTAGTTTTGCCCATTGCCGATTTCTGGCCGGACTTCAGACTGGGAACCTGTACTGTGACGGAACTGGGAAAAGCACTGGTAAAAAGTCAAAAAATTAAAAAAATTACCAACTACCCCTGGTAA
- the panB gene encoding 3-methyl-2-oxobutanoate hydroxymethyltransferase, with amino-acid sequence MARITTTKLKKMKESGEKITMLTCYDYSTAVLLDEAGVDVLLVGDSLGMVILGYDSTLPVTMAEMLHHTRAVARGAKQAMVVGDMPFMSYQVSCEEAVRNAGRFLQEAGAQAVKLEGGREVVPQIRAIVQAGIPVMGHLGLTPQHVHRLGGYSVQGKEDAARQQLLEDARLLVEVGVFAIVLECVPVDVARMVTEAVDVPTIGIGAGPYCDGQVLVTQDMLGLYRDLTPRFVRRYASLQQPVKEAVQAYIQEVKAGSFPGPAESFGWPEKEPLKVY; translated from the coding sequence ATGGCCCGCATAACCACTACTAAGCTGAAAAAAATGAAAGAGAGTGGCGAAAAAATAACCATGTTGACCTGTTATGACTATTCTACAGCCGTATTGCTGGATGAAGCAGGTGTGGATGTTTTGCTGGTAGGCGATTCCCTGGGTATGGTGATTTTGGGCTATGACAGCACCTTGCCGGTTACTATGGCAGAAATGCTGCACCATACGAGAGCGGTGGCCCGGGGGGCCAAACAGGCAATGGTGGTAGGCGATATGCCTTTTATGTCTTACCAGGTTTCCTGTGAGGAGGCAGTGCGCAATGCTGGCCGCTTTTTGCAGGAAGCGGGAGCCCAGGCGGTCAAACTGGAAGGGGGTCGGGAGGTGGTGCCCCAGATACGGGCGATTGTACAGGCCGGAATTCCCGTGATGGGTCACCTGGGGCTGACTCCCCAGCATGTCCATCGTCTGGGCGGTTATAGTGTACAGGGAAAAGAGGATGCGGCCCGGCAACAATTGCTGGAGGATGCTCGTTTGCTGGTGGAGGTCGGGGTGTTTGCCATTGTACTGGAGTGTGTACCGGTTGACGTGGCTCGTATGGTAACTGAGGCAGTGGATGTACCTACTATCGGTATCGGTGCCGGGCCCTATTGTGATGGGCAAGTGCTGGTAACCCAGGATATGCTGGGGCTGTACCGGGATTTAACTCCCAGGTTTGTACGGCGCTATGCCAGTCTACAGCAGCCAGTAAAAGAGGCGGTACAGGCCTATATACAGGAAGTTAAGGCTGGGTCTTTCCCAGGTCCGGCGGAATCTTTCGGCTGGCCGGAAAAGGAGCCACTAAAAGTTTATTAG
- the panC gene encoding pantoate--beta-alanine ligase: protein MEIITSVREMQALARKWRQGGKSTGFVPTMGYLHEGHLTLMRKARTENEITVASIFVNPLQFGVGEDYEEYPRDLERDAPLAEAAGVDYLFVPTVREMYPRGYQTFVEVTEVTRGLCGASRPGHFRGVTTVVMKLFNIVKPDRAYFGWKDAQQVQVIRRMVEDLNLDVEIIPVPIVREADGLALSSRNVYLEPEERKAALVLSRSLKRAEELVAQGERQPEVIKEQVKQMIEAEPLAQIDYVELVALPDLTPLEQLQGQALLALAVRIGKTRLIDNTVLEVEG from the coding sequence ATGGAGATTATCACTTCGGTAAGGGAAATGCAGGCACTGGCCCGGAAATGGCGCCAGGGAGGGAAAAGCACTGGCTTTGTCCCTACCATGGGTTATTTGCATGAAGGCCATTTGACCTTGATGCGCAAGGCCAGGACGGAAAATGAGATTACAGTGGCCAGCATTTTTGTCAATCCCCTGCAATTCGGGGTAGGGGAGGATTATGAAGAATACCCCCGGGATCTGGAGCGGGATGCTCCGCTGGCAGAGGCGGCTGGAGTGGATTATCTGTTTGTTCCTACCGTGCGGGAGATGTATCCTCGAGGTTATCAGACTTTTGTTGAGGTGACTGAGGTAACCCGGGGACTGTGTGGAGCTAGCCGGCCGGGGCATTTTCGAGGAGTCACTACTGTGGTTATGAAGCTGTTCAATATTGTTAAACCTGATCGGGCCTATTTTGGCTGGAAAGATGCCCAGCAGGTGCAGGTTATCAGGCGGATGGTGGAGGATTTGAATCTGGATGTAGAGATAATCCCGGTGCCCATTGTCCGGGAAGCTGATGGACTGGCTCTCAGTTCTCGCAATGTTTATCTCGAGCCCGAGGAAAGGAAGGCCGCTCTGGTATTGTCCCGGAGTCTTAAGCGGGCGGAAGAGCTGGTAGCTCAAGGGGAACGGCAACCAGAGGTTATCAAGGAACAGGTAAAGCAGATGATTGAAGCCGAACCGCTGGCGCAGATTGATTATGTGGAACTGGTAGCTTTGCCGGATTTGACCCCGCTGGAACAGTTACAGGGGCAAGCTTTGCTGGCTCTGGCAGTACGGATTGGTAAAACCCGTTTAATTGATAATACCGTTTTGGAGGTTGAAGGCTAG
- the folB gene encoding dihydroneopterin aldolase, which translates to MDRILIRDIEFYGYHGVLPEEKRLGQRFAVDLDLYLALAPAGQEDNLERTVNYAEIVEKVVTLGQAKSFNLIEALAEAIAAEMLCYPVIEKVRVLVKKPQAPIPRPFGLVAVEIERSRG; encoded by the coding sequence ATGGATCGGATTTTAATCAGGGATATAGAGTTCTATGGTTACCACGGCGTCCTGCCGGAGGAGAAAAGGCTGGGTCAGCGGTTTGCTGTAGATCTGGATCTCTACCTGGCTCTGGCTCCGGCGGGCCAGGAGGATAACCTGGAACGGACCGTTAATTATGCTGAAATTGTGGAAAAAGTAGTGACCCTGGGCCAGGCGAAATCATTTAACTTAATTGAAGCCCTGGCAGAGGCGATTGCAGCTGAGATGCTCTGCTATCCTGTAATTGAAAAAGTCCGGGTGCTGGTAAAAAAACCCCAGGCCCCTATTCCCCGGCCTTTTGGTCTGGTGGCAGTTGAAATTGAAAGGAGTCGGGGCTGA
- the panD gene encoding aspartate 1-decarboxylase, producing MFRTMMKSKIHRATVTEANLNYVGSITIDAALMEAADILPNEKVQVVNNNNGARLETYVIEGPRYSGVICLNGAAARMVQPGDKIIIISYMLVDDREAREYQPKVVFVDDQNRILDTANLERHGEIR from the coding sequence GTGTTCAGAACCATGATGAAATCCAAAATTCACCGGGCGACCGTAACTGAAGCCAACCTGAATTATGTAGGAAGTATTACTATAGATGCAGCTTTAATGGAAGCGGCCGATATTCTGCCCAATGAAAAGGTGCAAGTGGTTAATAATAATAATGGCGCCCGGTTGGAAACCTATGTCATAGAGGGGCCGCGCTATTCCGGGGTTATTTGTTTAAATGGCGCTGCGGCGCGGATGGTTCAGCCTGGTGATAAAATTATCATTATTTCCTATATGCTGGTGGATGACCGGGAGGCCAGAGAATATCAGCCCAAAGTGGTGTTTGTGGATGATCAGAACCGGATTTTGGATACCGCCAATCTGGAACGGCATGGGGAAATTCGTTGA